One part of the Tolypothrix sp. NIES-4075 genome encodes these proteins:
- a CDS encoding RAMP superfamily protein: MTVIPDPAKKVPMMFRAQIGGRCQIQRLIPGAQEQDATRWASEWVEKTYPQLPEPAKFVQTRTYNLTWRFITNSGQDDGVIRPVIGARGWAFYPGSSMKGIFRRACTNEQRDRYCGKSLPDNDFKPGILRFHGGYPTNTHWTEDLVDIVHPQQNWQVKSSHKDGGAFIQISLHKPELRFGISSNTPLEDSEWETIWNIWEKAISTGIGSRVCAGYGQPEKHTGNVLYRTKLKGQGQAAKLIDGTGEFRANIFRAAVRGHALRIFGGLTNADTADRIVNQLFGGIQGEAIIGLLGMSFQVLKDNPGSFGRAGYIQPTYNLEGELTWLLAKKLPNPEHEEALKKLIAALTRFAMVFGGFGKSWRRADHRLFYEEYYENEYKSLIGCHWQWLGERSLITDVQVRKLEQVGGFINKVRQTAQDWMQLQSITPNPAQKAPWREAWHHDTVQVWGREANDAEDSEAIFWLHQPYQEEIRGVQQEGSIYRSSITGQMGRIGRLWHRMYPLVRLVKNPEDPNGKPISRQTRQYLELLTIFPDDSDESQQFVEFLNSQQKRSGGFQQLW, from the coding sequence ATGACTGTAATTCCCGACCCAGCCAAAAAAGTGCCGATGATGTTTCGGGCACAAATTGGAGGACGCTGCCAAATTCAACGACTAATTCCCGGTGCCCAAGAGCAAGACGCTACACGTTGGGCATCAGAATGGGTAGAAAAGACTTATCCTCAACTTCCCGAACCTGCGAAATTTGTGCAAACTCGCACATATAATTTAACCTGGCGATTTATTACCAATAGCGGACAAGATGATGGTGTAATTCGTCCTGTAATTGGTGCAAGAGGCTGGGCATTTTATCCTGGTAGTAGTATGAAGGGTATATTCCGTCGTGCTTGTACAAATGAACAACGCGATCGCTATTGTGGAAAATCCCTCCCAGATAATGATTTTAAACCTGGTATTTTACGCTTTCATGGTGGTTATCCTACCAACACTCATTGGACTGAAGATTTGGTAGATATCGTTCACCCCCAGCAAAATTGGCAAGTTAAATCAAGTCACAAAGATGGGGGTGCTTTTATTCAGATTTCTCTACATAAACCCGAACTGAGATTTGGTATTTCTAGTAACACCCCATTAGAAGACTCAGAGTGGGAAACAATCTGGAATATTTGGGAAAAAGCCATTTCTACAGGCATTGGTAGCCGTGTTTGTGCTGGGTACGGACAGCCGGAAAAGCATACTGGTAATGTACTTTACCGTACAAAATTAAAAGGTCAAGGGCAAGCAGCCAAGCTGATTGATGGGACGGGGGAATTTCGGGCAAATATTTTCCGGGCAGCAGTGCGAGGTCATGCGTTACGGATTTTTGGGGGACTGACCAACGCAGATACGGCAGATAGAATTGTTAATCAATTATTTGGTGGTATTCAAGGTGAGGCAATCATTGGATTATTAGGAATGAGTTTCCAGGTTCTCAAGGATAATCCCGGAAGCTTTGGGAGAGCAGGTTATATCCAACCGACATATAATTTAGAAGGTGAATTAACCTGGTTATTAGCGAAAAAACTACCTAACCCAGAACATGAAGAAGCACTGAAAAAATTGATTGCAGCTTTAACTAGATTTGCGATGGTTTTTGGTGGCTTTGGTAAATCTTGGCGAAGGGCAGATCATCGCTTATTCTATGAAGAATACTATGAAAACGAATATAAATCTCTAATTGGTTGTCATTGGCAATGGTTGGGAGAGCGATCGCTCATTACAGACGTGCAAGTACGCAAATTAGAGCAAGTGGGTGGATTTATCAATAAAGTAAGGCAAACAGCCCAAGATTGGATGCAACTTCAAAGTATAACTCCCAATCCTGCTCAAAAAGCACCTTGGCGAGAAGCATGGCATCACGATACAGTTCAAGTATGGGGACGGGAAGCTAACGACGCAGAAGATAGCGAAGCTATTTTTTGGTTACATCAACCATATCAAGAGGAGATTCGCGGAGTACAACAAGAAGGTTCGATTTATCGTTCGTCGATTACCGGACAAATGGGACGAATCGGTCGATTATGGCATCGGATGTATCCACTGGTGCGATTAGTGAAAAATCCTGAAGACCCTAATGGTAAACCTATTTCGAGGCAAACTAGACAATATTTAGAACTTTTAACAATTTTCCCTGATGATTCCGACGAATCACAGCAGTTTGTGGAATTTCTCAATTCTCAACAAAAGCGATCGGGTGGTTTTCAACAACTTTGGTAA
- a CDS encoding Cas10/Cmr2 second palm domain-containing protein — MTNQIYTIITFAPVQGFIEKSRKLRDLYGSSYLLSYLSWVICNAAKQYGCEVVSPASINITQGMPNQIIIDGNFPEEDAESALNKAWKCVTETCREWVEENVEDVENIKVDYKPWRRSWGLWTKYAWEFFWVQGNPNESISKVREKLNEKKRWRDWTGINWQGESSTLSGADAIAYPKLGQISDPRNYDYQQEKKDVTAFYKALSEKLGESFIDLTPGLNFSGDEKVQRSKEYGESFIDPDEELSLPELIKRLITHKAVAEKLKERFNKCFQDNKLLNEFEKLSEDLNPQRFTDLNRFKKTKLINDKQQLEQNKFFQGWFQGDGDKAGDYLKSFANKSEESDKTKEFSTEMRKWGDYFKNLPKSKAIANWRVVYAGGDDFLGVFYERKDATDCVKFFSSFKHDTWNEGKVKAEEKKITVSVGFVWASPDIPQRDVLQHCRLAEKSAKNNGRDRIAFRILFNNGNYLEWVCPWWLLEAGLLWNYCDREGKQNWTHIYNDVAVLESRHAFDDDSTDVAMGLLEIYFSKKYVDMVKNKHKQLHPEKADLTKIDSGILGEDKNYHKENSQEVDQTKVNQALNNWIINLAKVGFHLCQQ; from the coding sequence ATGACGAATCAAATCTACACTATAATCACCTTTGCACCTGTGCAGGGGTTTATCGAGAAATCGCGTAAGTTGCGAGATTTGTATGGAAGTTCTTATCTACTTTCATATTTATCTTGGGTGATTTGTAACGCTGCAAAACAATATGGTTGTGAAGTTGTTTCTCCAGCTTCCATAAATATCACTCAGGGTATGCCTAACCAGATTATTATTGATGGTAATTTTCCAGAGGAAGATGCAGAGTCTGCACTAAATAAAGCTTGGAAATGCGTTACGGAAACTTGCCGCGAATGGGTTGAAGAAAATGTCGAAGATGTCGAAAATATCAAAGTTGATTATAAACCTTGGAGAAGAAGTTGGGGTTTGTGGACAAAGTATGCATGGGAGTTTTTCTGGGTTCAAGGTAATCCAAATGAGAGTATAAGTAAAGTTAGGGAAAAGTTGAATGAGAAAAAACGCTGGCGTGACTGGACTGGGATAAACTGGCAGGGAGAGAGTTCTACCCTTTCTGGTGCAGATGCGATCGCATATCCTAAACTGGGTCAAATTTCCGATCCTCGCAACTACGATTATCAGCAAGAAAAGAAAGATGTCACAGCTTTTTACAAAGCACTCAGCGAAAAATTAGGGGAATCATTTATTGATTTAACTCCAGGGTTGAATTTTTCTGGTGATGAAAAAGTTCAACGTAGTAAAGAGTATGGGGAATCTTTTATCGACCCAGATGAAGAATTGAGTCTTCCGGAGTTAATCAAGCGATTGATTACCCATAAAGCAGTTGCAGAAAAATTAAAGGAACGGTTTAATAAGTGTTTTCAGGATAACAAACTCTTAAATGAATTTGAAAAACTATCAGAAGACCTTAATCCTCAGCGCTTCACTGATTTAAACAGATTTAAAAAAACAAAGCTAATTAATGACAAACAGCAATTAGAGCAAAATAAGTTTTTTCAAGGTTGGTTTCAAGGAGATGGGGACAAAGCTGGTGATTACCTGAAAAGTTTTGCCAATAAATCTGAAGAATCCGATAAAACAAAAGAATTTAGTACAGAGATGAGAAAATGGGGTGATTATTTTAAAAATTTACCCAAAAGTAAAGCTATCGCAAATTGGCGTGTTGTTTATGCAGGGGGTGATGATTTTTTAGGTGTTTTTTATGAAAGAAAAGATGCAACGGATTGTGTAAAATTCTTCTCTAGCTTTAAACATGATACTTGGAATGAGGGCAAAGTCAAGGCAGAGGAAAAGAAAATTACTGTCAGTGTTGGTTTTGTTTGGGCTTCACCCGATATTCCGCAACGGGATGTATTGCAACATTGTCGTTTAGCTGAGAAATCTGCCAAAAATAACGGACGAGATAGGATTGCTTTTCGTATTTTATTTAACAACGGTAATTATTTAGAGTGGGTGTGTCCTTGGTGGCTATTGGAAGCTGGTTTGCTGTGGAATTATTGCGATCGCGAGGGGAAACAAAACTGGACGCACATATATAACGATGTCGCTGTTTTAGAATCCCGTCATGCTTTCGATGATGATAGTACAGATGTTGCGATGGGTTTGCTGGAGATATATTTTTCAAAGAAGTATGTAGATATGGTTAAAAACAAGCACAAGCAATTACATCCAGAAAAAGCAGATTTAACCAAGATTGATTCGGGAATTTTAGGTGAAGATAAAAACTACCACAAAGAAAATTCTCAAGAAGTAGACCAAACCAAAGTTAACCAAGCTTTAAACAACTGGATAATTAACCTTGCAAAAGTGGGATTTCACCTATGTCAGCAATAG
- a CDS encoding CRISPR-associated protein Csx3, which produces MQSMHSYQIELKGEVLHVGFNRNLPAQGDRIVKDALEVLNQMIDSGEIPGGKCILIDGPQTVAVAYVLSHKLVHLYSVVAVLDPKLGSKISTPNGAIRHKTYIVTSAHGSAEYKVGDLIETEEKQPERSLIKVVLCGPPQAGKSCLRDGLKKAILGNLGAPYPYVITACPDGEGSWHQEAYENNESVAKDCKRNNKADVTPKFAEEAAKWVKSANQLINIIDVGGKTSPENEIIMKEATHAIILSGDINKFAEWEDFCQLLGLKIIAKIHSQLDAVEDEVFFADGWQEKTSELLEKAPLLTGSVHSLKRGENLSNRPMVQALAKVLIHLTKC; this is translated from the coding sequence ATGCAGAGTATGCACAGCTACCAGATAGAGTTAAAAGGTGAAGTATTGCACGTTGGGTTTAATCGTAATCTTCCTGCACAAGGCGATCGCATTGTTAAAGATGCGCTGGAAGTATTAAACCAAATGATTGATTCGGGGGAAATTCCGGGAGGAAAGTGTATTTTAATTGACGGTCCCCAAACTGTCGCTGTTGCTTACGTCCTTTCTCACAAACTCGTACATTTATACTCAGTAGTCGCTGTCCTCGACCCCAAATTAGGCAGTAAAATCAGTACACCAAATGGTGCTATCAGACACAAAACCTATATTGTCACCTCTGCACACGGTTCCGCAGAGTATAAAGTGGGAGATTTGATTGAAACTGAAGAAAAGCAACCAGAGCGATCGCTTATCAAAGTAGTCTTGTGCGGACCACCGCAAGCGGGTAAATCCTGTTTGCGGGATGGTTTGAAAAAAGCAATCTTGGGTAATTTAGGGGCACCTTACCCCTATGTAATCACAGCTTGTCCTGATGGGGAAGGGTCTTGGCATCAAGAAGCTTATGAAAATAATGAATCAGTAGCCAAGGACTGCAAACGCAACAATAAAGCAGATGTTACCCCAAAGTTTGCAGAAGAAGCGGCTAAATGGGTAAAAAGTGCGAACCAGTTAATAAATATTATTGATGTTGGCGGCAAAACTTCACCAGAAAACGAAATAATCATGAAAGAAGCAACTCATGCAATTATTTTGTCGGGAGATATAAATAAATTTGCAGAGTGGGAAGATTTTTGTCAACTCCTAGGGCTAAAAATCATTGCAAAGATTCACAGTCAGTTAGATGCTGTGGAAGATGAAGTTTTCTTCGCTGATGGTTGGCAAGAGAAAACAAGCGAATTACTCGAAAAAGCACCTTTGCTTACAGGTAGCGTTCATAGTTTGAAGCGGGGAGAGAATCTATCAAATCGTCCGATGGTGCAAGCATTAGCTAAAGTTTTGATTCATTTGACGAAATGTTAA
- a CDS encoding RAMP superfamily CRISPR-associated protein: MYHKAYGIIETLAPLHIGASAGEETGNLNLIFRDQFTQTGIIPGSSIRGRFRADMRSHEKGSESQWYGHEATLGAENATTEASVKFEYASLVWLPVFCPGQPIIWVTCPRLLKRYKLVAGINADLPKPYTAPKALQSRQVGTNHRVLFFNLGFIEIEHEDNLSDWIPTDADLNTDNLLVVADNDIAMLHDMGLYRQSRVKLADDEKRVDGKAFFNVEALPEGSILIFPVALKEKGWKPFGEKTSQELYFGGLESIGFGHCRVRLAGDY; this comes from the coding sequence ATGTATCACAAAGCATACGGCATCATTGAAACCTTAGCACCTCTGCATATTGGAGCTAGTGCGGGAGAAGAAACGGGTAATTTAAACTTGATTTTCCGCGACCAATTTACCCAAACGGGGATTATTCCTGGTAGTTCGATTCGGGGTAGATTTAGAGCAGATATGCGATCGCATGAAAAAGGTTCAGAAAGTCAATGGTATGGTCATGAAGCTACACTAGGAGCAGAAAATGCCACGACCGAAGCTAGTGTAAAATTTGAATATGCTTCTTTGGTATGGCTACCAGTATTTTGTCCCGGTCAACCAATTATATGGGTTACATGTCCTCGGTTACTCAAACGCTACAAGCTAGTTGCTGGTATCAACGCAGATTTACCCAAGCCATATACAGCACCGAAAGCTCTCCAAAGTCGTCAAGTTGGGACTAATCACCGAGTTCTCTTTTTCAACCTGGGTTTTATCGAAATTGAACATGAAGATAATCTCTCAGATTGGATACCAACCGATGCTGATTTAAATACCGATAATTTGCTGGTAGTTGCTGACAATGATATCGCCATGTTGCACGATATGGGGCTTTATCGTCAAAGTCGGGTGAAGTTAGCAGATGATGAGAAAAGGGTGGATGGAAAAGCATTTTTTAACGTCGAAGCTTTACCGGAAGGAAGTATTTTGATATTTCCCGTTGCTTTGAAGGAAAAAGGTTGGAAACCTTTTGGTGAAAAAACATCCCAAGAATTATATTTTGGTGGTTTGGAGTCCATTGGATTTGGTCATTGTCGAGTCAGATTAGCAGGAGACTATTAA
- a CDS encoding AAA family ATPase, producing MSRLLREFEQLLILAKTQKEKAEQQVQIANARTNPKSEEPSVKAMGRPKSAGQKPQSQADNHTFQPKPAMRSLEAVGGLSEVLAELRDLVALPLKRPDLLEKLGLEPTRGVLLIGPPGTGKTLTARALAAELGVNYIAIAGPEVVGKYYGEAEARLRQIFQKATGSAPCLIFIDEIDSLAPDRASVEGEVEKRVVAQLLSLMDGFAQLNGVMVLAATNCPARVDPALRRPGRFDREVYFRVPNRNGRLEILKIHTRSMPLEVSVDLEAIADLAIGFVGADLRGLSQKAAYNALHRSTLSLDSPIPSDLGISQQDFLQALKDVKPSVLRPVAIETPNVTWDQIGGLETIKSILQESVEGALLYPELYRLMRAISPRGILLWGPPGTGKTLLAKAVAAQARANFIAVNGAELLSRWVGASEQAVRDLFTRARQAAPCVIFIDEIDTFVPVRGGYDSDGMSARVVGQLLTEIDGIQSCDNVLIIAATNRPDMLDPALLRAGRLDLQLKVDLPDLTSRLEILQVHNRDRPLAEDVNLAAWAVRTEGWNGAELALLSNQATLQAIRRYRIQGFTNPTVASIIAADFETAYQSLLSRRYSLENQAAMLKNQQQLKV from the coding sequence GTGAGTAGGTTATTGCGAGAATTTGAACAATTATTAATACTGGCAAAAACTCAGAAGGAAAAGGCTGAACAGCAAGTGCAGATCGCAAATGCCCGTACTAATCCCAAATCTGAAGAACCATCGGTCAAAGCTATGGGTCGTCCTAAATCTGCTGGGCAGAAACCTCAATCGCAAGCTGATAATCACACTTTTCAGCCAAAGCCTGCCATGCGATCGCTAGAAGCCGTTGGTGGCTTAAGTGAAGTGCTTGCAGAACTCCGCGATTTGGTGGCTCTACCGCTCAAACGCCCGGATTTACTAGAAAAACTAGGATTAGAGCCGACGCGGGGAGTGTTGTTAATTGGTCCGCCAGGGACTGGTAAAACCCTGACCGCTCGTGCCCTGGCAGCAGAATTGGGTGTGAATTACATCGCAATTGCAGGTCCTGAGGTTGTGGGTAAGTATTATGGTGAAGCAGAGGCGCGTTTGCGGCAGATTTTCCAGAAAGCTACGGGATCGGCGCCTTGCCTAATTTTTATTGACGAGATTGACAGCCTTGCACCGGATCGCGCAAGTGTGGAAGGTGAAGTCGAGAAGCGCGTCGTTGCTCAACTCCTGAGTCTCATGGATGGCTTTGCTCAACTCAATGGGGTGATGGTTCTAGCAGCAACTAACTGTCCCGCTCGCGTAGATCCTGCCCTGCGTCGCCCAGGTCGCTTTGACCGCGAAGTGTATTTCCGCGTCCCCAATCGCAACGGTCGATTGGAAATTCTCAAGATTCACACTCGCTCGATGCCTTTAGAGGTATCTGTGGATTTGGAGGCGATCGCAGATTTGGCAATCGGATTTGTTGGTGCTGATTTGCGAGGACTCTCTCAGAAGGCAGCGTATAATGCCTTGCACCGCTCTACTCTGTCTCTGGACTCACCAATACCTAGCGATTTGGGCATCAGTCAGCAAGATTTTTTACAAGCACTCAAGGATGTCAAGCCCTCCGTCCTGCGTCCAGTGGCAATTGAAACCCCCAACGTTACTTGGGATCAAATTGGTGGGCTAGAAACCATTAAATCTATCTTACAGGAATCTGTAGAAGGTGCATTGCTTTATCCCGAACTCTACCGCCTGATGAGAGCCATATCTCCACGCGGTATTCTACTTTGGGGACCGCCGGGAACTGGGAAAACTCTGCTGGCAAAAGCTGTAGCTGCTCAAGCAAGGGCAAACTTTATTGCTGTTAATGGGGCAGAACTGCTTAGTCGTTGGGTGGGTGCATCAGAGCAAGCTGTGCGAGATTTGTTTACTAGAGCAAGGCAAGCAGCGCCCTGTGTCATTTTTATTGATGAAATTGATACCTTTGTCCCTGTTAGAGGGGGTTATGACAGTGATGGTATGAGCGCTCGTGTCGTTGGTCAGCTTCTTACAGAAATTGATGGTATCCAATCCTGTGATAACGTTCTGATTATCGCCGCAACCAATCGACCAGATATGCTTGACCCTGCTCTGTTAAGAGCTGGTCGCTTAGATTTGCAACTTAAGGTGGATCTGCCGGATCTCACAAGTCGGCTGGAAATTTTGCAGGTACACAACCGCGATCGCCCTTTGGCAGAAGATGTAAACTTAGCAGCTTGGGCTGTGCGTACAGAAGGTTGGAACGGTGCCGAACTTGCGCTCCTTAGCAATCAGGCTACTCTGCAAGCTATTCGACGCTATCGCATCCAAGGATTCACCAACCCAACTGTTGCGAGCATTATCGCTGCTGATTTTGAAACTGCCTATCAATCTCTGCTATCACGGCGGTACAGCCTTGAAAACCAGGCAGCTATGCTGAAAAACCAACAGCAGTTAAAAGTTTAA
- a CDS encoding type III-B CRISPR module-associated Cmr3 family protein, which translates to MSAIETTENTSKEPKYLPPRSPFTHLIIIEPLGLLYGSSGRFLSPENLVGRSGSSFPPSAATLSGLFAACCKDADIRDLMLAGPFWGNVDELTSSNQNFYVPTPRNYLVKVEAGKKYGKIVDKLSWKSEKKVWLNQQGESPNEKYESNTWLAINDWNKPKVVKKNPWKFLAHLHPRLELHERHVIRNHETQGSLFLENSVQMETGTGLVYLSNTKLEPGWYRFGGEGHMVDVRCEPICSAIANLLKKAVGNAFALITPAVWGSNRLSKREPICLQTAKNQDEEINEGTVWKVEALFTDRPIPFRYRLGGKGDTKLLSRGRYAVPAGTVYVLEEGINQAWQDWDDNWFPQEGPSLKRWGCGLALPLPSAIT; encoded by the coding sequence ATGTCAGCAATAGAAACCACAGAAAACACATCCAAAGAACCAAAATATCTTCCTCCCCGTTCTCCCTTTACACATCTAATTATCATCGAACCCTTGGGTTTACTCTACGGTAGTTCGGGAAGATTTCTATCACCAGAAAACTTGGTAGGACGTTCTGGTAGTAGTTTTCCTCCCAGTGCTGCGACTTTATCAGGTTTGTTTGCAGCTTGTTGTAAAGATGCAGATATCCGCGATTTGATGTTAGCTGGACCATTTTGGGGGAATGTAGACGAATTAACGTCAAGCAACCAGAACTTTTATGTACCGACTCCACGCAACTATTTAGTTAAAGTTGAAGCTGGGAAAAAATATGGAAAAATCGTAGATAAATTAAGCTGGAAAAGTGAAAAAAAAGTATGGCTAAATCAACAAGGTGAAAGTCCAAATGAAAAATACGAGAGTAATACTTGGTTAGCTATTAATGACTGGAATAAACCTAAAGTAGTTAAGAAAAACCCCTGGAAGTTTTTAGCACATTTACACCCACGTCTAGAACTGCATGAACGACATGTTATTAGAAATCACGAAACGCAAGGGAGTTTGTTTCTGGAAAACTCAGTGCAAATGGAAACTGGTACTGGTTTAGTTTATCTCTCCAACACCAAACTTGAACCTGGTTGGTATCGGTTTGGTGGTGAGGGACATATGGTTGATGTACGATGCGAACCTATTTGTAGTGCGATCGCTAATTTGTTAAAAAAAGCCGTAGGAAATGCTTTTGCCTTAATTACACCTGCGGTTTGGGGTTCCAATCGTTTATCGAAACGAGAACCTATTTGTTTGCAAACAGCTAAGAATCAAGATGAAGAAATCAACGAAGGTACAGTTTGGAAAGTAGAAGCACTTTTCACCGATCGTCCCATACCCTTTCGTTACCGCTTGGGTGGGAAAGGTGACACGAAGCTGCTTTCTAGAGGACGTTATGCGGTTCCTGCCGGTACTGTTTACGTGTTGGAAGAAGGAATAAATCAAGCTTGGCAAGATTGGGATGACAATTGGTTCCCCCAAGAAGGACCATCACTCAAACGCTGGGGATGTGGGTTAGCGCTACCTTTACCAAGTGCGATCACGTAA